NNNNNNNNNNNNNNNNNNNNNNNNNNNNNNNNNNNNNNNNNNNNNNNNNNNNNNNNNNNNNNNNNNNNNNNNNNNNNNNNNNNNNNNNNNNNNNNNNNNNNNNNNNNNNNNNNNNNNNNNNNNNNNNNNNNNNNNNNNNNNNNNNNNNNNNNNNNNNNNNNNNNNNNNNNNNNNNNNNNNNNNNNNNNNNNNNNNNNNNNNNNNNNNNNNNNNNNNNNNNNNNNNNNNNNNNNNNNNNNNNNNNNNNNNNNNNNNNNNNNNNNNNNNNNNNNNNNNNNNNNNNNNNNNNNNNNNNNNNNNNNNNNNNNNNNNNNNNNNNNNNNNNNNNNNNNNNNNNNNNNNNNNNNNNNNNNNNNNNNNNNNNNNNNNNNNNNNNNNNNNNNNNNNNNNNNNNNNNNNNNNNNNNNNNNNNNNNNNNNNNNNNNNNNNNNNNNNNNNNNNNNNNNNNNNNNNNNNNNNNNNNNNNNNNNNNNNNNNNNNNNNNNNNNNNNNNNNNNNNNNNNNNNNNNNNNNNNNNNNNNNNNNNNNNNNNNNNNNNNNNNNNNNNNNNNNNNNNNNNNNNNNNNNNNNNNNNNNNNNNNNNNNNNNNNNNNNNNNNNNNNNNNNNNNNNNNNNNNNNNNNNNNNNNNNNNNNNNNNNNNNNNNNNNNNNNNNNNNNNNNNNNNNNNNNNNNNNNNNNNNNNNNNNNNNNNNNNNNNNNNNNNNNNNNNNNNNNNNNNNNNNNNNNNNNNNNNNNNNNNNNNNNNNNNNNNNNNNNNNNNNNNNNNNNNNNNNNNNNNNNNNNNNNNNNNNNNNNNNNNNNNNNNNNNNNNNNNNNNNNNNNNNNNNNNNNNNNNNNNNNNNNNNNNNNNNNNNNNNNNNNNNNNNNNNNNNNNNNNNNNNNNNNNNNNNNNNNNNNNNNNNNNNNNNNNNNNNNNNNNNNNNNNNNNNNNNNNNNNNNNNNNNNNNNNNNNNNNNNNNNNNNNNNNNNNNNNNNNNNNNNNNNNNNNNNNNNNNNNNNNNNNNNNNNNNNNNNNNNNNNNNNNNNNNNNNNNNNNNNNNNNNNNNNNNNNNNNNNNNNNNNNNNNNNNNNNNNNNNNNNNNNNNNNNNNNNNNNNNNNNNNNNNNNNNNNNNNNNNNNNNNNNNNNNNNNNNNNNNNNNNNNNNNNNNNNNNNNNNNNNNNNNNNNNNNNNNNNNNNNNNNNNNNNNNNNNNNNNNNNNNNNNNNNNNNNNNNNNNNNNNNNNNNNNNNNNNNNNNNNNNNNNNNNNNNNNNNNNNNNNNNNNNNNNNNNNNNNNNNNNNNNNNNNNNNNNNNNNNNNNNNNNNNNNNNNNNNNNNNNNNNNNNNNNNNNNNNNNNNNNNNNNNNNNNNNNNNNNNNNNNNNNNNNNNNNNNNNNNNNNNNNNNNNNNNNNNNNNNNNNNNNNNNNNNNNNNNNNNNNNNNNNNNNNNNNNNNNNNNNNNNNNNNNNNNNNNNNNNNNNNNNNNNNNNNNNNNNNNNNNNNNNNNNNNNNNNNNNNNNNNNNNNNNNNNNNNNNNNNNNNNNNNNNNNNNNNNNNNNNNNNNNNNNNNNNNNNNNNNNNNNNNNNNNNNNNNNNNNNNNNNNNNNNNNNNNNNNNNNNNNNNNNNNNNNNNNNNNNNNNNNNNNNNNNNNNNNNNNNNNNNNNNNNNNNNNNNNNNNNNNNNNNNNNNNNNNNNNNNNNNNNNNNNNNNNNNNNNNNNNNNNNNNNNNNNNNNNNNNNNNNNNNNNNNNNNNNNNNNNNNNNNNNNNNNNNNNNNNNNNNNNNNNNNNNNNNNNNNNNNNNNNNNNNNNNNNNNNNNNNNNNNNNNNNNNNNNNNNNNNNNNNNNNNNNNNNNNNNNNNNNNNNNNNNNNNNNNNNNNNNNNNNNNNNNNNNNNNNNNNNNNNNNNNNNNNNNNNNNNNNNNNNNNNNNNNNNNNNNNNNNNNNNNNNNNNNNNNNNNNNNNNNNNNNNNNNNNNNNNNNNNNNNNNNNNNNNNNNNNNNNNNNNNNNNNNNNNNNNNNNNNNNNNNNNNNNNNNNNNNNNNNNNNNNNNNNNNNNNNNNNNNNNNNNNNNNNNNNNNNNNNNNNNNNNNNNNNNNNNNNNNNNNNNNNNNNNNNNNNNNNNNNNNNNNNNNNNNNNNNNNNNNNNNNNNNNNNNNNNNNNNNNNNNNNNNNNNNNNNNNNNNNNNNNNNNNNNNNNNNNNNNNNNNNNNNNNNNNNNNNNNNNNNNNNNNNNNNNNNNNNNNNNNNNNNNNNNNNNNNNNNNNNNNNNNNNNNNNNNNNNNNNNNNNNNNNNNNNNNNNNNNNNNNNNNNNNNNNNNNNNNNNNNNNNNNNNNNNNNNNNNNNNNNNNNNNNNNNNNNNNNNNNNNNNNNNNNNNNNNNNNNNNNNNNNNNNNNNNNNNNNNNNNNNNNNNNNNNNNNNNNNNNNNNNNNNNNNNNNNNNNNNNNNNNNNNNNNNNNNNNNNNNNNNNNNNNNNNNNNNNNNNNNNNNNNNNNNNNNNNNNNNNNNNNNNNNNNNNNNNNNNNNNNNNNNNNNNNNNNNNNNNNNNNNNNNNNNNNNNNNNNNNNNNNNNNNNNNNNNNNNNNNNNNNNNNNNNNNNNNNNNNNNNNNNNNNNNNNNNNNNNNNNNNNNNNNNNNNNNNNNNNNNNNNNNNNNNNNNNNNNNNNNNNNNNNNNNNNNNNNNNNNNNNNNNNNNTTACTTGCTTTCCTTTAAATGtggaatataaaattaaatttattactcAACATATGTATTGTAGGTTAAAATCAATTAGCTTGATTTAAATAGATTCtcaatacaatttttaaataaaagtcatttatatatatatctatatatatatatagatatatatatatatattcactgCTGTTGaccattaaaatttgtaaattttgcCTATTTTGAAACTAGGATGatcattgattataaaaacATACCTTATTTGTCAtggtacaaaattaaaacaaatggTGAAATTTTccacaataaaaattaaaatttacagcAAACAATATAAAcgatatcaaaatattaactaattaCGGTGccataatgatatgatgatatgatataaaattagttttcaCTTCCTTGTTTCACTCCCCTTATAACTTTgcttaaaattagttttatattaattttatttaatacataTGTTAAAAcatgtaataaaaatttaaatttagtatcatttttctctaaaattttaacaattttgatCAAGCATGTCAAGAATCACAAGTTTcgacaatgatatgatataattcACTTTGAGCTTGAACTCTCGTgattgatatgatataatttaCTTTGAGCTTAAACTCtcgtgaatttttttattcataaattcatgatcttcctcttcatcCGTGGACGTGggactaatttttttaataatcctTGGTAAGgcatatattttataagttggatgataaaattattttaagtacagaataaattacaagagcttttaattcaaatatatattgatatattattttaattacagaTTATCCTTAATTATATTGCCTTTTTAAAACATACCTGATTGAGTCCGATGCATGATCATTATTGATGTTCAATCTGATATAGTATGGATTGTCTTAGAGAGAAATAACATaagagatagagagaaagagcatggtttttatttatctatgaATAAGAAGTTTGATAGAATTCAGTCAGCTACATCACCACAACACAACCAAACATAGAATCAACTATTCATCAAATGATCACACATTCGATCGACTGACCCGTGCCCGACCGCAAAACTTGGTGTTGAGATCTCATTCCCATTCGATTCAACATGAAGGCCTTCGACCTAATAACGCTCCCTCTCAACAGCAAAACTTGGTGGTGATTTCTCATTCCCATTCGATTGTTGACGGAGGCTTCGACGTGATGTCTTGAACAACCCTGTTTACGCCCCGAACGCTATTGCAAATTTTTCTTGCCACATTATCCAGGAACTGATGTTCAAAGTTAAACCTGCATCATCAACCATCCCACATTATCAATGAACTGATGTCCTTACAGTAAATACATTTTCTGCACGGTTGGACATAACTGGactcatttcatttcatgtgttaGACTACAGGTCACAAGAACAAACAGCAAAACCAGATGCTTGTGAATCTACAAGTGTGTGCAGGTCAGTTCAAAACGATTTTTTaagggaaaaagaaggaaacccaaaacaaccaaacaaaagcTACCACACCGGACCTACACAGATGTGTcaatttcctctgtttttcggGTTTTAACTTAACGTTCCTACTTGACGTAAACCAAGAGAATAATTTAGGAATGCAACTTAGTTTCTTTCATATAAGACTAGAAGAAGCTGAcaaggatttaccaatctgcTGTCATTCCATCTTGACTTGTAACAGCTCTCAGAGCAACAACATGAGAATGTGTCCTTTGGTCACCCTGAACTCCAACTGATTTTATGGGTAAAAACACTGCAAATGCTTGCCATATTGAATCATacagcccagcatccttgatTGACTGAATAAAAATCTCATCAACCTGCAACCATAATTATAGCAAACTAAATATTCTTCACAAACAGGAAAGGTAAAAGTTTTGACTCAACGCCGCTTGAAGTTACCTGGCGAAGAACCTCCAATGCATTGCCTTCTGTTACATCGCCCAGCACTCGTACAGCAAGACCAGGCCCAGGGAAAGGGTGGCGCTTTAGAAACGCATCAGGAACATTCAATATCCTCCCGAGTTGGCGTACctttaaatttgagattttattcaatgtttattaataaatacagAATGTGATACAACACAGACAAGTGTATATCAGTAGAAAGATCAAAACCATTACCTCGTCCTTAAAGAGGAGCTTAAGTGGCTCAATAAGTTTCAGTTTCATGTCCTTGGGAAGTCCTCCGACGTTATGATGACTCTTGATCGTGTGGGAATGGTTTCTTCCAGATCCAGGTGGCGGGCAAGATTCAATTACATCAGGATACAATGTGCCTTGGACCAAGTATGAAGGCTTCTTACCAATTTTAAGTTCCAAATCATGGCcaaatgaatcaaatatagaaataaactCTTtcccaattatttttcttttcgccTCAGGATCTACTACACCTTTAAGTTTGCTAAGAAAATGATCAACTGCATCAACACAAGTAACAGGCAAATGAAGATCGCTTTCAAAGGTTTCCATAACACGTTCTCGTTCTTTATACCTGCCATGTAATCACAAAGTGACATTATGAACTTTGCAAACAAACATGGTGAGCCTTATTTATATCAAAACAGGACAAAATCTGTACCGCGCAGTTCTACTTCTGTAGAGGTACATGGGATAGATCTTCCCCTTTGAATTATAGAaaacttatatttttaaaagtcaaccggacaaaattttcatcattcACATTCAGGacataaaatcaaattctGTACCTTAATAAACCATTGTCAACAAAAACACAGTGAAGCCTTTCCCCAATTGCCTTATGAACAAGAGTTGCAGCAACGGTTGAATCCACACCTCCTGATAATGCACATATGACGTGAGCATCTGGACCAACAGTTTCTTTGATtactttaatttcttcatctAGTATATTCTCCATCTTCCAGCTAGCGGTAATTCCACAGAcatcaaagagaaaataacGCAACGTTTCCATTCCTTCTGGTGAATGAGTAACCTACACAAGATACACAAGTTCAACTTCTCGTAGAAATGACAATTATATGCCACGAATGATATCACTTCAGTTCATCACAAAGCAATATTTGTTGCCCCCATCCCATTCAACACTTGGCCAATAGCATGATCTTTGAAAACCGTAGAAGAAACTAATTAAAGGCTACAAACTACTGAAGATTCTCCTTTCATCAGTTCAACCCAGAAAACATGAGTAACGTTACTTACACGTAGcaatatatttcaatacaTCCAAAGCCTACAATAGTAGTGCTAGACATGATTAGATAACgtaaaaacataattcttCAACAATATGTGGACCCAGCATATTACTTTATATAAGCTACATCAATACACTCGGGACTTGCAGAAGCCtgagaaaacaaaatcctGGGCTGAAGGTGAAAACTAGAAACCTGGTTTTGAATAAGCCACAGAAGCCAAAGAAAAACTctcatatcaaaatatttctcaAGCCACCTCCAAGAAGGAGTTTATATTTGAGGTGAAACTCAA
Above is a window of Cucurbita pepo subsp. pepo cultivar mu-cu-16 unplaced genomic scaffold, ASM280686v2 Cp4.1_scaffold001528, whole genome shotgun sequence DNA encoding:
- the LOC111786355 gene encoding uncharacterized protein LOC111786355; translated protein: METLRYFLFDVCGITASWKMENILDEEIKVIKETVGPDAHVICALSGGVDSTVAATLVHKAIGERLHCVFVDNGLLRYKERERVMETFESDLHLPVTCVDAVDHFLSKLKGVVDPEAKRKIIGKEFISIFDSFGHDLELKIGKKPSYLVQGTLYPDVIESCPPPGSGRNHSHTIKSHHNVGGLPKDMKLKLIEPLKLLFKDEVRQLGRILNVPDAFLKRHPFPGPGLAVRVLGDVTEGNALEVLRQVDEIFIQSIKDAGLYDSIWQAFAVFLPIKSVGVQGDQRTHSHVVALRAVTSQDGMTADWFNFEHQFLDNVARKICNSVRGVNRVVQDITSKPPSTIEWE